One window of the Deltaproteobacteria bacterium genome contains the following:
- a CDS encoding ATP-binding protein, translated as MKVFKFGQLLSKEDICDRRKEIQLLTKICMASGRAVIYGPRRFGKTSVIKNVIMADFAEKQEKSLVIYADFLQVDSMGDVTLRFQSALEQAISQGAKIKSFIKNIQNYIKHFRVEVALDPLSGAPTVSLAGNHARDERSLPELFMCIKNFSEEYKTLLVLDEFQDIRHIPGLEAMLRSEIQNLNKSAVVLLGSKKHFLREIFHDESKPFYGFGTDIEFREIPRNEWVPYMQERFAPSELTIDEKGVIEICNLMRDVPNSIQELCQWITLSGQSGFLNIQRIHENLAELIENKSSRYTEKITTFSHKEKKVLFALANQEPVSSPSSTRFLQATGVSATATKATVLRLAEQGLLDQSEAGYLITDPLFKIFLLRKFGHSGR; from the coding sequence GTGAAAGTCTTCAAATTTGGCCAGCTTTTGTCAAAAGAGGATATCTGTGATCGCAGGAAAGAAATCCAGCTTTTGACCAAAATTTGCATGGCATCCGGCAGGGCCGTTATATACGGTCCCAGACGGTTTGGAAAAACCTCCGTAATCAAAAATGTCATCATGGCGGATTTTGCGGAGAAGCAGGAAAAATCGCTTGTCATCTATGCCGACTTTCTTCAGGTGGATTCCATGGGTGATGTTACATTAAGGTTTCAGAGCGCGCTTGAACAGGCCATAAGTCAGGGCGCCAAGATCAAGTCTTTCATAAAAAATATTCAAAATTACATAAAACATTTTCGTGTTGAGGTTGCTTTGGACCCCCTCTCCGGCGCCCCAACCGTTTCTCTGGCCGGTAATCACGCGAGAGATGAAAGATCACTGCCAGAACTATTCATGTGTATTAAAAATTTCTCCGAAGAATATAAAACTCTACTTGTGCTGGATGAATTTCAGGATATCCGGCATATTCCGGGGCTGGAAGCGATGCTTCGATCCGAAATACAGAACCTCAATAAATCCGCTGTTGTTTTATTGGGGTCGAAAAAACATTTTCTCCGGGAAATATTTCATGACGAATCAAAACCTTTTTATGGTTTTGGCACCGACATTGAGTTCAGAGAAATTCCCAGAAATGAATGGGTTCCCTATATGCAGGAAAGATTTGCCCCATCCGAGCTTACTATTGATGAAAAGGGTGTTATTGAAATATGCAATCTCATGCGGGACGTTCCAAATTCCATTCAGGAACTTTGCCAGTGGATTACCCTGAGCGGTCAATCAGGTTTTCTAAATATACAACGCATCCATGAAAATTTGGCGGAGCTTATTGAAAATAAGTCGAGTCGTTATACCGAAAAAATAACCACTTTTTCGCATAAGGAGAAAAAAGTATTGTTTGCCCTTGCGAATCAGGAACCGGTATCGTCGCCGTCTTCAACCCGTTTTTTGCAGGCAACAGGTGTTAGTGCAACCGCCACAAAAGCCACTGTCCTGCGCCTTGCGGAACAGGGACTTCTGGATCAATCGGAGGCCGGATATCTGATAACAGACCCTCTCTTTAAAATCTTTTTGCTTAGGAAATTTGGTCATTCGGGACGATGA